CTTCGTCGTCTTCATCGTCGTCATCTTTATGACTCCAATGCCCTTTTCCTTTCTTACCTTTATGTTTCTTGCCTTTAAATTGTTTTTCCCAAAATTCTTCGCGGCAAACATCACCAATCATGCCATTCCCGGTGACATAGACGACTCGATCATCTGATCCCAATTCTCCAAACGAATCCGTAACAACCAAAGTAGCAATATAGATGCCTGGCTGAGAGTAACTATAATCTGGAGTTAACGTACCTGTGGCGCCGTTACCATCTCCCATTGTCCACTCAATGGTATGAGTATCATTGGAATCAGGGTCGGTAAAGCTGCCGTTAAACGCCGCATCTTCATTAGGCGCAACCCAGGCATCTTCGCCAGCATCAACTATAGGTGCGCTATTTACATGGAAACTTTCACATTCAATGCTAATAGTGTTTCCTGTGCTGTCTACGGCATCATATCGAACACTGTGCAATCCGCCCTGGCTCGAAGTGCTAAGGCACAATTCGCCAGTGAACAAGCCGGGAATTTGTGCAGAAAGACCTTCTATGTGAATTTCCTCGCCATTTGGTTGAGTAATAACAAAAGTCAGGCTTTCTACAGCGGTTGTGGCATCTGTGGCAAACACACTTAGTTGCACACATTCATTACGGTCAGCCACTGGCATGCTGTCGAATATTTTAGAGGTAACGATAGGTGTTTCTGTCATGGCAATAACAGGAGCATCATTGTCCAGCAATATAGAAGCAGGTTGTCCGGTTTGTGCATCAACGGGTGTAACTACCACAGTATTACCCGCTATATCAGTGACAACCAGTTCAATGTCAATGTAGCCAGATCCCACACTGGGTGGAGTAAATGACCATGATAAAGAATCAGATCCCGGGTAAACCGTTTCAATAACAGTTCCATCAGGAAGTGTATAGCGACAAAGAATTTGTCGAATTGCTGTGTTGTCGGTAATGCTGATGCTAAACGTAACTTCTTCACCACCTCGAATAAATGGTACTGAGATAAATATATCGCCAACTTGCGGCGGCTGTACATCTAACACTTTTAAGGAATATAGCTTTACTTCATAGGGTTGAAGCGTCACGGAAGTGGCGTATTTAACGCTGCCACTTGGCAAAACTGTGCGACTTGTGACTAAATCTGTGGTGAAGTTTTCCTGTATAACACACGCATTTGGTAAACCTGCGCAACGCAACAGATCTTGCTCATAAGAAAGCGTGAACGACACTTCGGTTTGTCCACCAGTAGAACCCGCAGTGATCACAGCAATCGCATCAGAATTTAACGTGGTTTGAACAATGTCTCCCGTAGCTGAAAACTGATTGCCTGTGTTTGGGTCTGTGGCCTGATTTATACCTGAACCACCATAACTGGCATCAAATCCAAGTTCTACATGAAGCACTTCACCTGTACCGGAATAGGGTGCTGTAAACTGAACTTGTCCATTGGACAGCGTAGAAACTGATGTTTCAACAGGTTGACCATTCACATAAACAACACAGGTATTGCCTTGCCCACACAAGGATAGCGCTTGCTGATGTGAAATCGTAAATACCAAATCAACAGGTTCATTGTTGGTTAACTGAAATACAGGACGACCATCAACTAACGACGAAGAAACATCAACAATCTCGCCATTGATAATCAGTGAAATACCGGAAGACGGCTCGATTACACTACTACTTGTATAGTCGGTCAGTAACAATATTGATTGTTCCTGAGCTGTATTACCTGCCAAATCTTTAGCGATTAGTGTCACCCGAATAATTTGAGGTACAGGTACGCCTAGAACATTTTCAAAGTTAACGGTAAATGGCTCAGATGTTGACGAATTAGTGCTACTCGTCGAAATAACATCACCTGTACTTTCGTTTTTGACAATGACCTCTATAGAACCTTGTTCATCCAGTGTGACCGTTCCGGAAACCGTGGTATAAATCGCATCATAATTTATGGTTCTATTGACAATGACTGGCGCGACAGTGTCATTGGAAGGTGTACATTTCCCAGCCGAGCCTGCGTTATAAACTGACTGTATTTCTTCCAGAGACAATACGCGGTTGTAGTAACTGACTTCGTCAATATAGCCTTTAGCGAATCTGCTATAGTCACCTGCATAACCTATATATACAGGTCTGGTAATAGGTGAATTTCTACCTATATTCGAAGACGACGCTTGCAAACCATCAACGTATATCTTTTTTTTGCCTTCCAGCTTATCTCTGGTCACCGCAATATGATGCCAACCACCAGTAAAAGTCTTACCTGTACCTGCCCAGGAACCATCATGGAAACCTAACCAGGTAAGATTCGGATTAGCTTCCCAGATAATATAAGGGCCATTGCCCCCAGAATACTGAGTAACGATACTCTGATTTTGTCTCCAGTCAGTTGTCGACTTTGGAGAAAGATTAACCCACGCCTCAAGCGTGAAATTTTGCTCCAAGAGTAAAGGGGGTGATCGAAAGTAATCATTGGTGCCATCAAGAGCAAATGCACCGCCCACAAAACCGGTATTAAAACCAGCACCACTAACCGAGGTCATGGTCGCACCAGATATTTTATCTTCTCCGGAATAGTCGCCAGTCCACCAATGGGTTAATCCCGATGGTGCTGGAGCGCATTGCTGTACAGCAAAACTAAAATGAGTATAAATAATTAGAGGTAGACAAATAATAATATGGAGTAATAGCTTCATTCCGCCATCCTAAAAACCGTATATATGCAACAGGCGGAACATCATATTTTAGCTGAAAAGACTAACCTAAAATCATCTTCAAAATAACAGTACCACCCAATCAGTATATCAATACCGACCCAACTTAAACGAATCAGCATGAAGGTTAATAATCACACCGTTTGACATTTTTTAAAACTGCAAAAAAATACCCAATTTACATTTTTATGGAATAAAAAAACAAAAACCCCGATGTTTTAGCAACATCGGGGTTTTCCATTTTAAGCGTTTATAAACTTGTATTACTTGCGAAGACTTTGAATCAGTCTTAACTGAGCAATCGCTTCAGCCAGTTCTTTTGCTGCTTCAGCATAGTTGAAGTCAGCGCCAGGGTTAGCTATGTGCTGTTCAGCACGCTCTTTGGCTGCAGTAGCTGCTTGTTCGTCCAAGTCTTCTGCCCTAATAGCTGTGTCTGCCAATACAGTGATAGCGCCTGGTTGAATTTCCAGAACACCACCATTGATGTAGATCAGCTCTTCATGGCCGTGTTGTTTTACCAAGCGCACCATACCGGGCTTAAGAGCAGTAATTAAAGGTGCGTGACCAGGATGAATACCCAGCTCACCTTCGCTGCCTGTAACCTGCAATGTTTCAACGCGACCAGAGAAAATCTGCTCTTCCGCACTTACCACATCCAGATGTACTGTCATTGCCGCCATAGTACCCTCCAAAAGGTTGTTTCAAAAATCAGTAGAAACCTAATACCAATATCTCTTTTCAGTGATCTTAAACTCCGAGGAAATTCTTTTGGTGTTTAGGAGAAGGCGCGCAGTTTACGAATAGTAAATGAGCACCTTCGACACGGACACCGGAAAAATTAACCGGAAATCACCTCAAATTACATTGATTTGGCTTTCTCTACTGCTTCCTCGATAGATCCAACCATGTAGAAGGCCTGTTCAGGCAGATCATCATACTCACCGTTCAGGATGCCTTTAAAGCCTGAAATAGTATCTTTTAGAGATACATATTTACCTGGAGAACCGGTGAATACTTCTGCTACGAAGAACGGCTGAGACAAGAAACGCTGGATCTTACGAGCGCGAGATACTGTTTGCTTGTCTTCTTCTGACAATTCGTCCATACCCAGGATGGCGATGATGTCTTTAAGCTCTTTATAACGCTGCAACGTTGTTTGAACGCCTTGTGCAGTGTCGTAGTGCTCTTGTCCAACAACGAGTGGGTCAAGTTGACGAGAAGTTGAATCTAGTGGATCAACCGCTGGGTAGATACCCAATGCTGCGATGTCACGAGAAAGTACAACTGTTGCGTCCAAGTGAGCAAAGGTTGTTGCTGGTGACGGGTCAGTCAAGTCATCCGCAGGTACGTATACAGCCTGGATAGATGTGATTGAACCAGTCTTGGTTGACGTAATACGTTCTTGTAGTACACCCATTTCTTCAGCAAGAGTAGGCTGATAACCTACCGCAGAAGGCATACGACCCAACAATGCTGATACTTCTGTACCGGCCAGGGTATAACGGTAGATGTTATCTACGAAGAATAGTACGTCACGGCCTTCATCACGGAATTTTTCCGCCATGGTCAAACCTGTCAAAGCAACGCGAAGACGGTTACCTGGAGGTTCGTTCATCTGACCGTATACCAGAGATACTTTGTCTAGTACGTTGGAGTCTTTCATCTCGTGATAGAAGTCGTTACCTTCACGAGTACGCTCACCAACACCTGCGAATACTGAGTAACCGCTGTGCTCGATTGCGATGTTACGGATAAGCTCCATCATGTTTACGGTTTTACCTACACCGGCACCACCGAACAGACCAACTTTACCACCTTTAGCGAACGGACATACAAGGTCGATTACCTTGATACCTGTTTCTAACAATTCTACGGCGTTAGATTGATCTTCGTAGCTTGGTGCTTCACGGTGAATTGACATTCTTTCTTCTTCACCGATGTCACCCGCTTCATCAATCGGGTTACCCAATACGTCCATGATACGGCCTAGCGTAGCTTTACCGACTGGAACCTTGATTGGCTCACCTGTGTTTTCTGCAACAGTACCACGACGAAGACCGTCTGTAGTACCTAGTGCGATACCCCGTACAACACCGCCACCTAGCTGTTGTTGTACTTCAAGGGTCAAACCCTTCAAATCACCGTCGGTGATTTTAAGAGCGTCGTATACTCTCGGTACACTTTCTTGTGGAAACTCTAAGTCCACAACAGCACCGATAACTTGGACGACCTTACCTTGACTCATAATTTGTCCTCATTAATTTTTAAACCTTTGCCTACACCACTGCTTTTATACAGCCGCAGCGCCGCCAACGATCTCACTGATTTCTTGCGTGATCGCCGCCTGACGGGCTTTGTTGTATATCAGTTGCAATTCGTTAATCAGGTTTCCGGCGTTATCTGTCGCCGCCTTCATTGCAACCATGCGCGCAGCTTGTTCAGAGGCGATATTATCTACCACGCCCTGATACACTTGAGATTCGATGTAACGAACCAACAATGCATCCAAAATGGGTTTTGGATCCGGTTCGTAAATGTAATCCCAATGGTGCTTTAATTTATCGTCTTCGGATTTTGGCAAAGGCAATAACTGTTCGATTCTGGGCTCTTGTGACATGGTGTTTACAAAATTGTTATACACCAGGTACAAGCGGTCTAACCTGCCTTCGTCGAAAGCGGTTAGCATAACTCGAACAACACCAATAATATCGTTCAATGCCGGCTTGTCGCCCAAGCCTGACTCAGCAGCAACCAGATTGCCACCAAAACGGTTGAAGAAACCAACTGCTTTGGAGCCTAATGCTGCAAAATCAACTTCGACGCCTTTGTCCTGCCACTTTTTGATAGATTGAGCTGCTGCCTTGAACTCATTTGTATTCAAGCCACCACACAGACCACGGTCTGTAGAAACAAGAATATAGCCAACACGTTTCACTTCTCTTTCTTGCAGGAAAGGATGCTTATATTCGTGTGTAGCATGAGCCAGGTGCCCAATTACTTTTCGCATGTTAGTGGCATACGGACGGCTAGCAGACATACGCTCTTGCGCGCGCTTCATTTTAGAAGCGGCCACCATTTCCATCGCACTGGTGATCTTTTGCGTATTTTTGATACTGCCTATTTTGCCTTTTATCTCTTTGCCAATAGCCATGTTCTTCTCCAGCGTTTACAGCTAAACAGCCTCTTGTGTTACGAGAACTCAAGAGGCCCGTGCATTACCAGGTTTGCGTTGCTTTAAAGTTTTCCAACGCGGCTTGCAATGCGCCTTCAATTTCGCCGTTGTAATCACCGCTTTCGTTGATCTTGGCCATCAGGTCTGCTTTTTCAGAATTCATGTAAGAATGTACCGCAGATTCAAAGTCTAAAACTTTGTTCAATTCGATATCTTTCAAGAAGCCTTTTTCAGCAGCGAACAATGACACAGCCATCTCTGCGATAGACAAAGGAGCATATTGCTTCTGTTTCATCAACTCGGTTACACGCTCACCGTGTTCCAATTGAGCACGAGTAGCGTCATCAAGGTCAGAAGCGAACTGCGAGAACGCAGCCAATTCACGATACTGAGCAAGTGCTAAACGGATACCACCACCCAGTTTCTTAATGATCTTGGTCTGAGCTGCACCACCAACACGAGATACCGAGATACCTGCGTTAACAGCAGGACGGATACCAGAGTTGAACAGGTTAGTCTCAAGGAAGATCTGACCATCTGTAATCGAAATTACGTTAGTTGGTACGAACGCAGATACGTCGCCAGCTTGTGTTTCGATAATTGGAAGTGCAGTCAAAGAACCAGTTTGGCCTTTCACTTCACCATTCGTGTACTTTTCAACATACTCAGCGTTAACACGAGCAGCACGCTCCAATAGGCGCGAGTGCAAATAGAAAACGTCACCAGGATAAGCTTCACGACCAGGAGGACGACGCAACAACAATGAGATTTGACGATAAGCAACAGCTTGCTTGGACAAATCATCATATACGATTAGTGCATCTTCACCGCGGTCACGGAAGTATTCACCCATAGTACAACCAGAGTAAGCAGACAAATATTGCAATGCCGCAGACTCAGAAGCAGAAGCAGCAACAACGATGGTGTGAGCCATAGCGCCGTGTTCTTCCAACTTACGTACTACGTTAGCAATAGTTGAAGCTTTCTGACCGATAGCAACGTAAATACATTTTACGCCAGTATTTTTCTGGTTGATGATGGCGTCGATTGCCAAAGCTGTTTTACCAGTTTGACGGTCACCGATAACCAACTCACGCTGACCACGACCGATTGGGATCATGGAGTCAACGGATTTATAACCAGTTTGTACAGGTTGGTCTACTGATTTACGCTCGATTACGCCAGGTGCGATTTTTTCTACTGGTTCGAAACCATCAGAATCAATTGCGCCTTTACCATCAATTGGCTCACCCAGTGTGTTTACAACACGACCTAACAAACCACGACCAACTGGTACTTCAAGGATACGACCAGTAGAGTTTACTTTAGTGCCTTCTCTCAAGTCGGCATATGGACCCATAACTACCGCACCAACGGAGTCACGTTCCAGGTTCAAGGCAATTGCATAGCGATTGCCTGGAAGCTCAATCATCTCGCCTTGCATTACGTCTGCAAGACCGTGAATACGGATGATACCGTCAGTTACGCTGACAATAGTACCTTCGTTGCGAGCTTCACTTACTACTTCGAACTGTTCAATACGTTTTTTGATCAGTTCTGCAATTTCAGTGGAATTCAGTTGCATGCTCTTTTCCCCGTTATGCTTGTAGCGCGTCTGCTAATCGACCCAGTTTGCTTTTCACAGAACCGTCGATAACAGTGTCACCAGCTCTGATAATCATGCCAGCGACCAATAAGGGATCTACGCTACAATGCAGCTTAACTTTTCGTGCAAGGCGCTTTTCAAGTGAAGCGCCAAGTTCTTCTTGCTGCTTGGCAGACAAATCAGTTGCAGATTTCACATCTACATCAATTTCTTTGTCGTACTCCGCTTTAAACTCGTTAAACAGTGACAGAATTTCTGGCAATGCTTGCAAGCGTCTGTTTTCAGCCAGTACCTTGATAAAGTTTTGGCCTTTATCATCTAACTGGTCGTCACAAACGCTATTAAACAAGCTGGCAAGTTTTTCAGATGCCAAAGAGCCGGAAACCAGCTCTTTAATCGTGTCGTTATTTGCTACTTCCGCAGCAAACATCAACATTTCTTGCCATTTGCCAACCGCACTGTTATCCAGAGCGTAATCAAACGCAGCCTTAGCATAGGGGCGAGCAACGGTTGTCAATTCAGACATAGCTCTATCCCTATAGTTCGGTTACGAGTTTATCAACGATGTCGCTGTGTGCAGCTGCGTCGATTTCACGCTCAAGAATTTTCGCAGCGCCAGTCATTGCTAATGCAGCAACTTGCTTACGCAGTTCTTCTTTTGCACGGTTACGTTCAGCTTCAATTTCAGCATGACCCTGGGCAATAATCTTTTGACGCTCTTCATGTCCACGTTGCGTTTCTTCGTCAACGATTTGTAAAGCACGTTTTTTAGCTTGCTCAATAATGTCAGCTGCCTGAGCCTTCGCATCTTTCAATTCGGCAGTTGCCTTTTCTCTTGCCAATACAAGGTCTTTTTCAGCTTTATCAGAAGCTGCCAGACCGTCTGCAATGGTTTTTTGGCGGTCTTCGATTGCTTTCAACAATGGTGGCCACACGTACTTCATGCAGAACCAAACGAAAACAGCAAAAGCGATGACTTGCCCGATTAGAGTGGCGTTAATGTTCACTACCGCTCCTCCTATTTAGTTATTCGCAATTAATAAACAGACTCTTAAGCTTGCAACGCGAACAACATGTATAGGGCGATACCAACACCGATCATTGCGATCGCGTCAATAAGACCTGCTACGATGAACATTTTTACTTGCAGTTGAGGTGCTAGTTCAGGCTGACGGGCAGCAGACTCCAGGAATTTACCACCCAGGATACCGAAACCGATAGCTGTACCAAGGGCACCCATACCAATCAATAAAGCAACAGCAATGTATAGCATGTATGTCTCCGATTATTTTCTAAAAGTTAAAGTTAAAAGTTAAAGTGTTAATTCTTGTCTTACGTTATTAGTGGTCTTCGTGCGCCATGCTCAAGTACACAATAGTCAACATCATGAAGATGAAGGCTTGAAGCACAATGACCAAAATATGGAAAACTGCCCAAGGGAAATGCAGCGGAAGCTGATACATACCCAACATGGCAATAAGAATGAAGATCAATTCACCCGCATAAAGGTTACCGAACAAACGCAGTGCCAATGACATTGGTTTGGCAATCAAGGTAACAGACTCAAGGATGAAGTTAACTGGAATAAACGCCCAGTGATTAAAAGGCTGGAACGTTAACTCTTTCATAAAGCCGCCTAAACCTTTCACTTTGATTGAGTAGTAAACAATCAACAGGAAGACGCTGATAGAAAGAGCAAATGTCAGGTTCAAGTCAGTAGTAGGTACGACTTTCATATAAACATGGTGAGGATCAACGCCAAAGCCATGATAACCGATTTGACCAGCAAGCCACGGCAGCCAATCAACAGGAACTAAATCCATCAGGTTCATAAGGAAAACCCAAACGAAAATAGTCAGACCTAGCGGCGCGATTAACGCATTTTTGCCGTGAAAGGTATCTTTAACGTTGCTATCAACGAATTCCACCACGATCTCAACAAATGCCTGCATTTTTCCTGGTACACCAGACGTTGCTTTTTTCGCAACAGAACGGAACATAACCAAAAACAGGATACCCAAGAAGACCGACCAGCCCAATGTGTCAATGTGCCAAGTCCAAAAACCTGCATTTTCACAAGCTTTGTTAAATGCAATACCAGAATCGGTGTTGCACATGGCAGCATTAGTCAAATGGTGTCGGATATATTCAGTGCTAGTGATTTCAGAAGCCATTTATATAACCCAAGTTGTATTTTAGAATTCGGTTGTGCTGTTTTTAGTGCTCGCCAGATAGTACACGCGCTTCACACGTCTCAATAATCACGACTTTTTATAGTCACTATCCATTGGCCAAGCATGGTTAATACGAAAGTTCCAAACAAAGGCATAGCCTGCACATTAGGCCAGCGAAATATCAATAAAAATAGAACTATCGTTAAAGCCAGTTTTAGTTTGGAACCCCTTTGAAAACTCTTATAAACAAGCTGAATTTGACGGGCACCTGCATAACGGAATGCGTAGGTTACGAACAGCAGATTAGGAAGAATGACAGTCACCCCCCCAAGTAACGCAGATATTGCGCCAACGCCGCTGATGAATAACCAGGCCATGAGGGTGCAGAAGATAGCGACCAGGAATTGCAACACCAACATTTTCTTCGCAATTTCTATACCTGGTTTTGCCAGTACTGATAGCACCAAATTCCTCGTTGTTTCCAAACTGACACTTAAGGCGCGAAAAGTATACTGGTTTACACTGGGTTTTCAACAAAAAAGCTCAAAAACTGAAATTAACCTTAACAAGCAACATCCACTGTGTAACAAATCATCAACGAGGCTAATTTTCGTGCTTTATCCTTGCCAGAATACCGTCTAGTTGATCAAGATCGGAGAAATTAATAACTAATTTCCCTTTTCCTTTAGCGTTGTGGCTAATGGAAACAGGGGCTCCGAGGTTTTCTGAAAGAGAGCTTTCCAACTTTTTAACATCAGGGTCAACTAACTTCTCATTGGTTTTTTGCTGAGGTTGCTGCATTTTACGCACTAAATGTTCAGCATCCCGAACTGTCATTCCCTTATTGGCAACAACACGTGCAGCTTCGCTTTGTTGTTCTCCTTCTAAGGATAACAAAGCTCGGGCATGGCCCATTTCAATATCACCATGCTCCAACATTAGCTTCACATCATCATTCAGATTATTCAGACGCAAAATATTGGTAACAGCGGTTCGT
Above is a window of Paraneptunicella aestuarii DNA encoding:
- the atpA gene encoding F0F1 ATP synthase subunit alpha, with product MQLNSTEIAELIKKRIEQFEVVSEARNEGTIVSVTDGIIRIHGLADVMQGEMIELPGNRYAIALNLERDSVGAVVMGPYADLREGTKVNSTGRILEVPVGRGLLGRVVNTLGEPIDGKGAIDSDGFEPVEKIAPGVIERKSVDQPVQTGYKSVDSMIPIGRGQRELVIGDRQTGKTALAIDAIINQKNTGVKCIYVAIGQKASTIANVVRKLEEHGAMAHTIVVAASASESAALQYLSAYSGCTMGEYFRDRGEDALIVYDDLSKQAVAYRQISLLLRRPPGREAYPGDVFYLHSRLLERAARVNAEYVEKYTNGEVKGQTGSLTALPIIETQAGDVSAFVPTNVISITDGQIFLETNLFNSGIRPAVNAGISVSRVGGAAQTKIIKKLGGGIRLALAQYRELAAFSQFASDLDDATRAQLEHGERVTELMKQKQYAPLSIAEMAVSLFAAEKGFLKDIELNKVLDFESAVHSYMNSEKADLMAKINESGDYNGEIEGALQAALENFKATQTW
- the atpD gene encoding F0F1 ATP synthase subunit beta is translated as MSQGKVVQVIGAVVDLEFPQESVPRVYDALKITDGDLKGLTLEVQQQLGGGVVRGIALGTTDGLRRGTVAENTGEPIKVPVGKATLGRIMDVLGNPIDEAGDIGEEERMSIHREAPSYEDQSNAVELLETGIKVIDLVCPFAKGGKVGLFGGAGVGKTVNMMELIRNIAIEHSGYSVFAGVGERTREGNDFYHEMKDSNVLDKVSLVYGQMNEPPGNRLRVALTGLTMAEKFRDEGRDVLFFVDNIYRYTLAGTEVSALLGRMPSAVGYQPTLAEEMGVLQERITSTKTGSITSIQAVYVPADDLTDPSPATTFAHLDATVVLSRDIAALGIYPAVDPLDSTSRQLDPLVVGQEHYDTAQGVQTTLQRYKELKDIIAILGMDELSEEDKQTVSRARKIQRFLSQPFFVAEVFTGSPGKYVSLKDTISGFKGILNGEYDDLPEQAFYMVGSIEEAVEKAKSM
- the atpE gene encoding F0F1 ATP synthase subunit C, with protein sequence MLYIAVALLIGMGALGTAIGFGILGGKFLESAARQPELAPQLQVKMFIVAGLIDAIAMIGVGIALYMLFALQA
- a CDS encoding F0F1 ATP synthase subunit epsilon; this translates as MAAMTVHLDVVSAEEQIFSGRVETLQVTGSEGELGIHPGHAPLITALKPGMVRLVKQHGHEELIYINGGVLEIQPGAITVLADTAIRAEDLDEQAATAAKERAEQHIANPGADFNYAEAAKELAEAIAQLRLIQSLRK
- the atpB gene encoding F0F1 ATP synthase subunit A, which codes for MASEITSTEYIRHHLTNAAMCNTDSGIAFNKACENAGFWTWHIDTLGWSVFLGILFLVMFRSVAKKATSGVPGKMQAFVEIVVEFVDSNVKDTFHGKNALIAPLGLTIFVWVFLMNLMDLVPVDWLPWLAGQIGYHGFGVDPHHVYMKVVPTTDLNLTFALSISVFLLIVYYSIKVKGLGGFMKELTFQPFNHWAFIPVNFILESVTLIAKPMSLALRLFGNLYAGELIFILIAMLGMYQLPLHFPWAVFHILVIVLQAFIFMMLTIVYLSMAHEDH
- a CDS encoding ATP synthase subunit I, which gives rise to METTRNLVLSVLAKPGIEIAKKMLVLQFLVAIFCTLMAWLFISGVGAISALLGGVTVILPNLLFVTYAFRYAGARQIQLVYKSFQRGSKLKLALTIVLFLLIFRWPNVQAMPLFGTFVLTMLGQWIVTIKSRDY
- the atpG gene encoding F0F1 ATP synthase subunit gamma — translated: MAIGKEIKGKIGSIKNTQKITSAMEMVAASKMKRAQERMSASRPYATNMRKVIGHLAHATHEYKHPFLQEREVKRVGYILVSTDRGLCGGLNTNEFKAAAQSIKKWQDKGVEVDFAALGSKAVGFFNRFGGNLVAAESGLGDKPALNDIIGVVRVMLTAFDEGRLDRLYLVYNNFVNTMSQEPRIEQLLPLPKSEDDKLKHHWDYIYEPDPKPILDALLVRYIESQVYQGVVDNIASEQAARMVAMKAATDNAGNLINELQLIYNKARQAAITQEISEIVGGAAAV
- the atpF gene encoding F0F1 ATP synthase subunit B — protein: MNINATLIGQVIAFAVFVWFCMKYVWPPLLKAIEDRQKTIADGLAASDKAEKDLVLAREKATAELKDAKAQAADIIEQAKKRALQIVDEETQRGHEERQKIIAQGHAEIEAERNRAKEELRKQVAALAMTGAAKILEREIDAAAHSDIVDKLVTEL
- a CDS encoding LamG-like jellyroll fold domain-containing protein — protein: MKLLLHIIICLPLIIYTHFSFAVQQCAPAPSGLTHWWTGDYSGEDKISGATMTSVSGAGFNTGFVGGAFALDGTNDYFRSPPLLLEQNFTLEAWVNLSPKSTTDWRQNQSIVTQYSGGNGPYIIWEANPNLTWLGFHDGSWAGTGKTFTGGWHHIAVTRDKLEGKKKIYVDGLQASSSNIGRNSPITRPVYIGYAGDYSRFAKGYIDEVSYYNRVLSLEEIQSVYNAGSAGKCTPSNDTVAPVIVNRTINYDAIYTTVSGTVTLDEQGSIEVIVKNESTGDVISTSSTNSSTSEPFTVNFENVLGVPVPQIIRVTLIAKDLAGNTAQEQSILLLTDYTSSSVIEPSSGISLIINGEIVDVSSSLVDGRPVFQLTNNEPVDLVFTISHQQALSLCGQGNTCVVYVNGQPVETSVSTLSNGQVQFTAPYSGTGEVLHVELGFDASYGGSGINQATDPNTGNQFSATGDIVQTTLNSDAIAVITAGSTGGQTEVSFTLSYEQDLLRCAGLPNACVIQENFTTDLVTSRTVLPSGSVKYATSVTLQPYEVKLYSLKVLDVQPPQVGDIFISVPFIRGGEEVTFSISITDNTAIRQILCRYTLPDGTVIETVYPGSDSLSWSFTPPSVGSGYIDIELVVTDIAGNTVVVTPVDAQTGQPASILLDNDAPVIAMTETPIVTSKIFDSMPVADRNECVQLSVFATDATTAVESLTFVITQPNGEEIHIEGLSAQIPGLFTGELCLSTSSQGGLHSVRYDAVDSTGNTISIECESFHVNSAPIVDAGEDAWVAPNEDAAFNGSFTDPDSNDTHTIEWTMGDGNGATGTLTPDYSYSQPGIYIATLVVTDSFGELGSDDRVVYVTGNGMIGDVCREEFWEKQFKGKKHKGKKGKGHWSHKDDDDEDDEDEDEDKEHHKKCKAKEEGVNAISEEELIAYMSLIRAASSFFDELMPLTTIEDGLGILKKANKEHESLRRDAIEQALVAWLNFAHGAIRMGDMVNVDHKRNETDMTFKQAITEIEAVLLNPDASKQELRKVTRMAEWINKG
- the atpH gene encoding F0F1 ATP synthase subunit delta; this encodes MSELTTVARPYAKAAFDYALDNSAVGKWQEMLMFAAEVANNDTIKELVSGSLASEKLASLFNSVCDDQLDDKGQNFIKVLAENRRLQALPEILSLFNEFKAEYDKEIDVDVKSATDLSAKQQEELGASLEKRLARKVKLHCSVDPLLVAGMIIRAGDTVIDGSVKSKLGRLADALQA